From Mannheimia pernigra, one genomic window encodes:
- the ilvY gene encoding HTH-type transcriptional activator IlvY has translation MDFQSLKLFLDIAQSRSFIRSADKNYMTASTLTRHIQRMEEELGQPLFLRDNRQVHLTEAGEKFLEFAKQGWTEWQQLQHKLSPLHGELEGELKVFCSVTASYSHLPPILSHFRQKYPKVDIKLTTGDPAQALHEVQSLTADIAIAGKPELLPNNIIFHYIDDIALSIIAPRVACQATQFLQQSPIDWKKIPFILPANGPVRKRIDRWFKEQKIKEPRIYATVTGHEAILPMVALGFGVALLPDVVIKHSPMNNQVSYLNLPSPITPFELGVCVQQKRLQEPIIQAFWALLSKTT, from the coding sequence ATGGACTTTCAAAGCCTTAAGCTGTTTCTAGACATCGCCCAAAGCCGTAGTTTTATCCGCAGTGCGGATAAAAATTATATGACTGCCTCAACCCTTACTCGCCATATTCAGCGTATGGAAGAAGAGCTGGGGCAGCCTTTGTTTTTGCGGGATAATAGACAGGTTCATTTGACTGAAGCGGGTGAAAAATTCTTAGAATTTGCAAAACAAGGTTGGACAGAGTGGCAACAGCTCCAGCACAAGCTTTCTCCTTTACACGGGGAGTTGGAGGGGGAGCTAAAAGTATTTTGTTCTGTCACTGCTTCTTATAGCCATTTGCCACCTATTTTATCGCATTTTAGGCAAAAGTATCCGAAGGTGGATATTAAGCTAACCACAGGCGATCCAGCACAAGCACTACACGAAGTGCAATCGCTGACTGCCGATATTGCCATTGCAGGCAAGCCAGAATTGCTACCGAATAATATTATCTTTCATTATATTGATGATATCGCACTTTCCATTATTGCTCCTCGTGTTGCTTGCCAAGCTACACAGTTTCTACAACAATCGCCGATTGATTGGAAAAAGATTCCCTTTATTCTTCCAGCGAATGGACCAGTCAGAAAACGTATTGACCGCTGGTTTAAAGAGCAAAAAATTAAAGAGCCGAGAATTTATGCCACCGTAACAGGGCACGAGGCAATATTGCCGATGGTTGCACTTGGTTTTGGTGTGGCGTTGTTGCCTGATGTGGTGATTAAGCATAGCCCAATGAATAATCAAGTTTCTTATCTGAATTTACCCTCGCCTATTACACCTTTTGAACTTGGAGTCTGTGTTCAGCAAAAGCGTCTGCAAGAACCGATTATTCAGGCATTTTGGGCACTTTTGTCTAAAACCACATAA
- a CDS encoding glycosyltransferase family 9 protein has product MKLKAVLQKLRLSLGKKLIDIEKSKDSSLRLLNKILFLRQDGKIGDYIVSSFVFRELKKYNPNLKIGVVCDKKQAYLFEQNPYIDQCYRVKRKDILDYIQCGKNLCQEQYDVVIDPTVMLRNRDLLLLRLINAKSYIGYKKSDYQIFNISLEQECHFSELYQQALEKLGIVVENMQYDIPYHSTANAEICDFLDQKQLKDYIAINFFGASSSRKINDENMGKYISHLQKIVPNRPLILLSYPDVLEKLKAISKQFDQVFVFDTKHIFHTIELIRYADWLISPDTSTVHIASGLNKKIIALYGDGQENWTHWKPMSKAETHILFYKENINEISPEQIKPEWLN; this is encoded by the coding sequence ATGAAATTAAAAGCTGTTCTACAAAAACTCCGTTTATCACTGGGTAAAAAACTGATTGATATAGAGAAATCAAAAGATTCTTCGTTGAGATTACTGAATAAGATTCTTTTCCTTCGTCAAGATGGGAAGATCGGCGACTATATCGTCAGTTCCTTCGTATTTAGAGAACTCAAAAAGTATAATCCTAATCTAAAAATTGGGGTGGTTTGTGATAAAAAGCAAGCCTATTTATTTGAGCAAAATCCCTATATTGATCAATGTTATCGAGTTAAACGGAAAGATATTTTAGATTATATTCAATGTGGAAAAAATCTATGTCAAGAACAATATGATGTGGTGATTGACCCTACAGTTATGCTAAGAAATCGAGATCTATTGTTACTCCGATTGATCAATGCTAAAAGCTATATTGGTTACAAAAAATCTGATTATCAAATTTTTAATATCAGCTTGGAGCAAGAATGTCATTTTTCTGAACTTTATCAACAAGCATTAGAAAAATTGGGCATTGTGGTTGAAAATATGCAATATGATATTCCTTATCATTCAACTGCAAATGCAGAAATTTGTGATTTCTTAGACCAAAAACAACTAAAAGATTATATTGCCATCAACTTTTTTGGTGCTTCAAGCTCTCGTAAAATCAATGATGAAAATATGGGAAAATATATTTCCCATTTGCAAAAAATTGTTCCAAATAGACCGCTTATATTGCTAAGTTATCCTGATGTGTTGGAAAAATTGAAAGCAATTTCAAAACAATTTGACCAAGTTTTTGTGTTTGATACCAAACATATTTTCCACACGATTGAGCTTATTCGTTATGCGGATTGGTTAATTTCACCAGACACTTCAACCGTCCATATCGCTTCAGGCTTAAATAAAAAAATCATTGCATTATATGGAGATGGACAAGAAAACTGGACACATTGGAAGCCTATGAGCAAAGCAGAAACTCATATTCTATTTTATAAAGAAAATATTAATGAAATTTCACCAGAGCAGATTAAACCTGAATGGCTAAATTAA
- a CDS encoding glycosyltransferase family 9 protein — protein MKIFKKLMLFLLEKRNILDDKILHTTEINSILIRPLGWAIGDAVVHTAHIKQLKKRYPNAKIGVVVASANKVIYENSQLVDSYVYRNFLDYIRNYKKWDLVIDFENNFNSSSLLMDRIINPKYIVIFRKYHKKYYNLETIQNYNFHYPQEASDKLSHYLLNSGFNANNRLSIEYSVLNTEPEYDLKASQIWREKTFRILLSPYGSKRYIPVRELAELLNQSVTDNIEYIDIILSNTELAQEYYQNLQQYCPHLNIRLSPKQSLSEYISLVASADFVIAVDGGALHIACAFQKPLLSFFAKSMPNMGAWEPLLLPTTPHFRVLTKNDVGTNSNLTEDFEIAQAIIWFKNYLIENIN, from the coding sequence ATGAAGATCTTCAAAAAATTAATGCTTTTTTTATTAGAGAAAAGAAATATTCTTGATGATAAAATATTGCATACTACAGAAATCAATTCTATTCTCATACGTCCACTTGGTTGGGCGATTGGTGACGCTGTAGTCCATACAGCACATATAAAGCAGCTGAAAAAACGCTATCCTAATGCAAAAATTGGTGTTGTTGTAGCATCTGCTAATAAAGTAATCTATGAAAATTCTCAGCTGGTTGATAGTTATGTGTATAGAAATTTTTTAGATTACATTCGAAATTATAAAAAATGGGATTTGGTTATTGATTTTGAAAATAACTTTAATTCCTCTTCGTTATTAATGGATAGGATTATTAATCCAAAGTATATTGTTATTTTTCGGAAGTATCATAAAAAATATTACAATCTTGAAACCATTCAGAATTATAATTTTCACTACCCGCAAGAGGCTAGTGATAAATTAAGCCATTATTTGTTAAATTCGGGATTTAACGCTAATAATCGTTTATCTATTGAATATAGTGTGCTAAATACTGAGCCAGAATATGATCTAAAAGCATCTCAGATATGGAGGGAGAAAACATTTAGAATACTATTATCTCCTTATGGAAGTAAACGATATATTCCTGTTAGAGAATTAGCAGAATTACTTAATCAATCTGTAACAGACAACATAGAATACATTGATATTATTCTAAGCAATACAGAATTAGCTCAAGAGTATTATCAAAATCTTCAACAATATTGCCCACATCTGAATATTCGATTATCCCCTAAGCAGTCATTGAGTGAATATATCTCTTTAGTGGCGAGTGCAGATTTTGTTATTGCGGTAGATGGCGGTGCTCTACATATTGCGTGTGCTTTTCAAAAGCCGTTATTAAGCTTCTTTGCTAAGAGTATGCCTAATATGGGGGCTTGGGAACCATTATTATTACCTACTACACCTCATTTTAGGGTACTCACAAAAAATGATGTAGGGACAAATTCAAATTTAACAGAAGATTTTGAAATTGCTCAGGCAATTATTTGGTTTAAGAATTATTTAATAGAAAATATAAACTAA
- a CDS encoding glycosyltransferase family 25 protein translates to MYNHPPIFIISLKDSTRRKEISARLNSLELDFQFFDAVYGKALTQEQLKQIDFEFYPQKYAAKKPLTLGEIGCALSHIKMYEHIVANNIPEAIILEDDAIVSLYFKQILKDVLRKVPARREIIFFDHGKAKVFPIMRNLVERYRLARYLKPSKNSKRSIIRTTAYLITQDGAKKLLKCAYPVRLPSDFLTGLLQMTDIHAYGVEPACVFGGHISEIDEIEDRYK, encoded by the coding sequence ATGTATAATCATCCTCCTATTTTTATTATTAGCTTAAAAGACTCTACTCGCAGAAAAGAAATTTCAGCACGGCTAAATAGCTTGGAGCTTGACTTTCAGTTCTTTGATGCAGTCTATGGTAAAGCTCTTACTCAAGAGCAGCTAAAACAAATTGATTTTGAATTCTATCCCCAAAAATATGCAGCAAAAAAGCCATTAACATTAGGTGAAATAGGCTGTGCATTAAGCCATATAAAAATGTATGAGCATATTGTTGCTAATAACATTCCTGAAGCAATTATTTTGGAAGATGATGCAATTGTTTCTCTTTATTTTAAGCAAATTTTAAAAGATGTATTAAGAAAGGTTCCTGCTCGCAGAGAAATCATTTTCTTTGATCACGGAAAAGCAAAAGTATTTCCGATTATGCGTAATTTAGTAGAGCGTTATCGTTTAGCTAGATATTTAAAGCCCTCAAAAAATTCTAAACGTTCTATTATTAGAACAACAGCTTATTTAATTACGCAAGATGGGGCGAAAAAGTTACTCAAATGTGCTTATCCTGTCAGATTACCATCTGATTTCTTGACTGGGTTACTTCAAATGACTGATATTCACGCTTATGGTGTAGAGCCTGCTTGTGTTTTTGGTGGGCATATCTCAGAAATTGATGAGATTGAGGATAGATATAAATAA
- a CDS encoding glycosyltransferase family 4 protein: protein MKKFKIALLINEYFGALGTGFGRYGFLARRLVAKYLNNNDIQVDVLLKNTSRNFGMFARKHIIDGVNVYEIPKKEWFAKRWLRNQNYDAYLTIETTFDLPIMIEPDKEKKLIFWIQDPRPLSDWDEINTVELFPEPCYYDQAAYDRVHQLYKDNRIKFVSQGYFLNDKAKELYRLDDNIDITYLPNPIEIDEQFDVTSYPKKDIIIFLGRIESVKRGWLFCEIAKQCPEYDFYMLGQTFYDAERNSEIINQYKDVPNLHFAGHVDGELKNQYLKDAKILINTSIHEALPVSFLEALSYGTLLVSNQNPENLTSKFGVDVGTVLGDGFESVELYVNAVRELMLNDEKRTKLVLEAVEYIKEVHNIPRFITDMTRILSETVKKD, encoded by the coding sequence ATGAAAAAATTTAAAATTGCACTACTTATTAATGAATATTTCGGTGCTTTGGGAACAGGATTCGGCAGATATGGTTTTTTAGCACGTAGATTAGTTGCTAAATACTTAAATAATAATGATATTCAGGTTGACGTTCTATTAAAAAATACATCAAGAAATTTTGGAATGTTTGCTAGAAAGCATATTATTGATGGCGTAAATGTTTATGAAATTCCGAAAAAAGAGTGGTTTGCGAAAAGATGGTTAAGAAATCAAAATTATGATGCGTATTTAACTATTGAAACGACCTTTGACCTGCCAATAATGATTGAACCAGATAAGGAGAAAAAGCTCATTTTCTGGATTCAAGATCCTAGACCATTAAGTGACTGGGATGAAATTAATACTGTAGAACTATTTCCTGAGCCTTGTTATTATGATCAAGCTGCTTATGATAGAGTACATCAACTTTACAAAGATAATAGAATTAAATTTGTTTCTCAAGGTTATTTTTTAAATGATAAAGCTAAAGAGCTTTATCGCTTAGATGATAATATAGATATTACCTATTTACCAAACCCAATTGAAATTGATGAACAGTTTGATGTAACTAGCTATCCTAAAAAAGATATTATTATTTTCTTAGGGCGTATTGAGTCTGTTAAACGAGGTTGGTTATTTTGTGAGATAGCAAAACAATGTCCTGAATATGATTTTTATATGTTAGGACAGACATTCTATGATGCAGAAAGAAATTCTGAAATTATTAATCAATATAAAGATGTTCCTAATCTACATTTTGCTGGTCACGTAGATGGTGAATTAAAGAATCAATATCTAAAAGATGCAAAAATTTTAATTAATACATCTATTCACGAAGCATTGCCTGTGTCATTTTTAGAAGCATTATCTTATGGAACATTGTTGGTAAGCAATCAAAACCCCGAGAATTTAACCTCTAAATTTGGTGTAGATGTGGGTACTGTTTTGGGTGATGGTTTTGAATCTGTTGAGCTTTATGTAAATGCGGTTAGAGAGTTAATGCTAAATGATGAAAAACGCACTAAATTAGTATTAGAAGCAGTGGAGTATATTAAAGAGGTTCATAATATACCGAGATTTATTACTGATATGACACGCATTTTATCTGAAACAGTGAAGAAGGATTAG
- a CDS encoding glycosyltransferase, whose amino-acid sequence MKILFLHKWLVMGGIERILVNYLSILQYEEEIYIDVLIDYDTEKNVFHHLIPKNISVKYLFDEHYYSYKENLYSERNISWIKKLNYKLLNIKEKKNKKKWLMDHILKGKYDVVINFSNHFDPYIDFNRLRCPIIRWQHLAIDKIRDKDINLLGKYSKIVTICEDMRLQLLNYVSPDKLEVLFNPMETQKVLELSKESIPNEYEYGYLIQVARLDKIKRHSDLISIFHQLVKKGRKEKLLIIGDGAELRNLKNLINELGLQENCFLLGEIENPYPYIKNAKLFLHTSEREGLPTVLLESMILNTPVVAMDCPTGPREILDDGKCGELVEMGDNETFVAKTLSLLESQSKIDFYKYNMNIHIKKFSEIEIKRKFISLINQIIGLNNEKI is encoded by the coding sequence ATGAAAATATTATTTCTACATAAGTGGTTAGTTATGGGAGGAATAGAGCGAATTTTAGTAAATTATCTCTCTATTTTACAGTATGAAGAAGAAATTTATATAGATGTTCTGATTGATTATGATACAGAAAAAAATGTATTCCATCATTTAATACCTAAGAATATTAGTGTCAAATATTTATTTGATGAGCATTATTATTCATATAAAGAGAATTTATATTCTGAAAGAAATATAAGTTGGATAAAAAAACTTAACTATAAACTTCTTAATATAAAGGAAAAGAAAAATAAGAAGAAATGGCTTATGGATCATATTTTAAAAGGAAAATATGATGTTGTGATTAATTTTAGTAACCATTTCGATCCATATATTGATTTTAATAGATTAAGATGCCCTATTATTAGATGGCAACACTTGGCAATAGATAAAATTAGAGACAAAGATATAAACCTATTGGGGAAATATAGTAAGATTGTTACTATTTGTGAAGATATGAGGCTACAGTTGCTAAATTATGTATCCCCAGACAAGCTAGAAGTGTTATTTAACCCGATGGAAACACAGAAAGTTTTGGAACTTTCTAAAGAAAGTATTCCAAATGAATATGAGTATGGTTATTTGATACAAGTAGCTAGACTAGATAAAATAAAAAGACATTCTGATTTAATTAGCATTTTTCATCAATTAGTTAAGAAAGGTAGAAAAGAGAAATTATTGATTATTGGAGATGGGGCGGAATTAAGAAATCTAAAAAATTTAATTAATGAGCTAGGTTTACAAGAAAATTGTTTTCTACTTGGTGAAATAGAAAACCCATATCCGTATATAAAGAATGCCAAATTATTTCTCCATACATCTGAAAGAGAGGGGCTGCCGACTGTTTTGCTTGAGAGTATGATCTTAAATACACCTGTCGTTGCTATGGATTGCCCTACTGGTCCAAGAGAAATCTTAGATGATGGTAAATGTGGTGAGCTTGTTGAAATGGGAGATAATGAAACTTTTGTTGCTAAAACGTTAAGCTTGTTAGAATCGCAGTCAAAAATTGACTTTTATAAATATAATATGAATATTCATATTAAAAAATTTAGTGAAATTGAAATAAAGAGAAAATTTATTTCACTTATTAATCAGATAATAGGATTAAACAATGAAAAAATTTAA
- a CDS encoding GTP pyrophosphokinase, protein MLSKIEKLIDEINKVHLAFSQDYFETSKIEKVNLKHTLSKVPIEHILAYRLNLHESINDYLYRADLYDISYFYRVKTSESIVYKIERFNQCSEGYPVNSILNDIFGARVIVDTETIEKIMESLDEWKEKYGLKNWYLRDKEEYIGIHIYFKNASNFYYPWELQVWDKKDAEKNIQSHRKYKRDFVKN, encoded by the coding sequence ATGTTAAGTAAAATTGAAAAACTGATTGATGAAATTAATAAAGTTCATCTAGCTTTCTCACAAGATTACTTTGAAACCAGTAAAATTGAGAAAGTAAACCTTAAACATACTCTTTCTAAAGTACCTATTGAGCATATTCTGGCTTATCGACTAAATCTACATGAGTCAATCAATGATTATTTATATCGTGCAGATTTATATGACATATCTTATTTTTATCGGGTAAAAACATCAGAATCTATTGTTTATAAGATAGAGCGTTTTAATCAATGTAGTGAAGGTTATCCTGTAAATAGTATTCTAAATGATATTTTTGGTGCGAGAGTCATTGTTGATACGGAAACCATCGAAAAAATAATGGAAAGTTTAGATGAATGGAAAGAAAAGTATGGTCTAAAAAATTGGTATTTGCGAGATAAAGAAGAGTATATTGGTATTCATATCTATTTTAAAAATGCAAGCAACTTTTACTATCCTTGGGAATTGCAAGTATGGGATAAAAAGGATGCGGAGAAAAATATTCAAAGCCATCGAAAATATAAGCGTGATTTTGTAAAAAACTAG
- the rpmE gene encoding 50S ribosomal protein L31, with product MKQGIHPEYKEITATCSCGNVVKTRSTVGKDLNLDVCGNCHPFYTGKQRVVDTGGRVERFNKRFSIPSSK from the coding sequence ATGAAACAAGGTATTCACCCAGAATATAAAGAAATTACTGCAACTTGCTCTTGTGGTAATGTAGTTAAAACCCGCTCAACAGTAGGTAAAGATTTAAACTTAGACGTATGTGGCAACTGCCACCCGTTCTACACTGGTAAACAACGTGTTGTTGATACTGGTGGACGTGTTGAACGCTTTAACAAACGTTTCAGCATTCCAAGTTCAAAATAA
- the tkt gene encoding transketolase, giving the protein MRSNTMAERKVLANAIRFLSMDAVQKANSGHPGAPMGMADIAEVLWRDFLKHNPTNPKWADRDRFVLSNGHGSMLIYSLLHLTGYDLSIEDLKQFRQLHSKTPGHPEYGYAPGVETTTGPLGQGITNAVGMAIAEKTLAAQFNREGHNIVDHYTYAFLGDGCLMEGISHEACSLAGTLGLGKLIAFYDDNNISIDGHVDGWFTDDTAQRFESYGWQVIRNVDGHNAEQIKFAIENAKAETERPTLIICKTIIGYGSPNKSASHDCHGAPLGDAEIAAAREFLGWEHAPFEIPAEIYSEWDAKAKGTLAEKDWNAKFAAYESAYPELAAEFKRRNAGELPANWEAESKAFIEKLQANPANIASRKASQNAIEAYAPTLPEFLGGSADLASSNLTLWSGSKPIRAEHNVDGNYINYGVREFGMSAIMNGIALHGGFIPYGATFLMFYEYAHNAVRMASLMKQRVLFVYTHDSIGLGEDGPTHQPVEQTASLRQIPNLETWRPADQVESAIAWKAAVERKDGPTALIFTRQNLAQQERTTEQLANAARGGYILRDCCEKGTCPDLILIATGSEVDLAMKAADVLASEGVKVRVVSMPSTNVFDKQDEAYRESVLPRSVTKRVAIEAQLADFWYKYVGFEGRIVGMNSFGESAPADQLFKLFGFTVENVVAKAKEIL; this is encoded by the coding sequence ATTAGGAGTAACACAATGGCAGAACGTAAAGTGCTTGCGAATGCAATTCGTTTTTTAAGTATGGATGCTGTGCAAAAAGCTAACTCAGGTCACCCAGGTGCACCAATGGGTATGGCGGATATTGCAGAAGTTTTATGGCGTGATTTCTTAAAACACAATCCTACCAATCCAAAATGGGCAGATCGTGACCGTTTCGTTCTGTCTAATGGTCACGGTTCAATGTTAATTTATAGCTTGCTTCATTTAACAGGCTATGATCTTTCTATTGAAGATTTAAAACAGTTCCGCCAACTACATTCTAAAACACCAGGTCACCCTGAATATGGTTATGCACCAGGTGTTGAAACTACTACGGGTCCTTTAGGTCAAGGTATTACCAATGCGGTAGGTATGGCAATTGCGGAAAAAACGCTTGCTGCACAGTTTAACCGTGAAGGTCATAATATTGTCGATCACTACACCTACGCATTCTTAGGCGATGGTTGTTTAATGGAAGGGATCTCTCACGAAGCTTGTTCATTAGCAGGCACCTTAGGTTTAGGTAAATTAATTGCATTCTATGATGACAACAATATTTCTATTGATGGTCACGTTGATGGTTGGTTTACTGATGATACAGCTCAGCGCTTTGAGTCTTACGGCTGGCAAGTCATTCGTAACGTTGATGGTCATAACGCTGAACAAATCAAATTTGCGATTGAAAATGCAAAAGCAGAAACAGAACGCCCAACCCTAATCATCTGTAAAACAATTATCGGCTATGGTTCACCAAATAAATCAGCGTCTCACGATTGCCACGGAGCACCATTAGGCGATGCTGAAATTGCAGCCGCTCGTGAATTCTTAGGTTGGGAACACGCTCCATTTGAAATTCCAGCAGAAATCTATTCAGAGTGGGATGCAAAAGCAAAAGGCACTCTAGCAGAGAAAGACTGGAATGCAAAATTTGCTGCTTACGAATCTGCATATCCAGAATTGGCAGCAGAATTTAAACGTCGCAATGCAGGCGAATTACCTGCAAATTGGGAAGCAGAAAGCAAAGCGTTTATTGAAAAACTACAGGCAAATCCAGCGAACATTGCAAGCCGTAAAGCATCTCAAAATGCTATCGAAGCATACGCACCAACGTTACCTGAATTCCTAGGTGGTTCAGCAGACCTTGCAAGCTCTAACTTAACATTATGGTCTGGCTCAAAACCAATCCGTGCGGAACACAATGTAGATGGTAACTATATCAACTACGGTGTACGTGAGTTTGGTATGTCAGCAATTATGAACGGCATTGCCTTACACGGCGGATTTATTCCTTACGGTGCAACATTTTTAATGTTCTATGAATACGCTCACAACGCAGTGCGTATGGCCTCATTAATGAAACAACGTGTCTTATTCGTTTACACTCATGACTCAATCGGTTTAGGAGAAGATGGTCCAACACACCAGCCTGTAGAACAAACAGCATCACTACGTCAAATTCCAAACTTAGAAACGTGGAGACCAGCAGACCAAGTAGAATCAGCGATTGCTTGGAAAGCAGCGGTGGAGCGTAAAGATGGTCCAACAGCATTAATCTTTACACGTCAAAACCTTGCTCAACAAGAACGTACAACTGAGCAACTAGCGAATGCAGCTCGTGGTGGTTATATTTTGCGTGATTGCTGTGAAAAAGGCACTTGCCCAGATTTAATCTTAATTGCAACAGGTTCTGAAGTGGACTTAGCAATGAAAGCCGCTGATGTATTAGCCAGCGAAGGTGTAAAAGTTCGCGTCGTATCAATGCCAAGCACTAATGTATTTGATAAACAAGACGAAGCATATCGCGAATCTGTACTACCACGTTCAGTAACTAAGCGTGTAGCAATTGAAGCTCAATTAGCAGATTTCTGGTATAAATACGTTGGTTTTGAAGGGCGTATTGTAGGTATGAATAGCTTTGGTGAATCAGCGCCTGCAGATCAATTATTCAAACTATTCGGCTTTACCGTTGAAAACGTAGTTGCAAAGGCGAAAGAGATTTTATAA
- a CDS encoding PhoH family protein, protein MNEIIFSLEPQDNARLKSLCGAFDGHLALIEKSFNLVISRQGFNFTIQSVDENRYCASLIQNSVKLIKQLYNETAPIKGKIKELDLDDVHLAIQESRMLLQNQWQASAQGEIAIKTKRGVIKPRGEHQQAYLRNILSYDISFGIGPAGTGKTFLAVAAAVESLERQEIRRILLTRPAVEAGEKLGFLPGDLGQKIEPYLRPLYDALFEMLGFEKAQKLMERGVIEIAPLAYMRGRTLNDAFIILDESQNTTTEQMKMFLTRIGFNSKAVITGDVTQVDLPRSQRSGLKHAMEVLKEVPELSFNFFDSKDIVRHPVVAKIVQAYDVWEAIDEERREQHKLEKLALEQEKILAQAQI, encoded by the coding sequence TTGAACGAAATTATTTTTAGTTTAGAGCCTCAAGATAATGCCCGTTTGAAATCACTTTGCGGTGCATTTGATGGACATTTAGCCTTAATTGAGAAAAGTTTTAACTTGGTTATTTCTCGTCAAGGATTCAACTTTACTATTCAATCGGTAGATGAAAACCGCTATTGTGCAAGTCTGATTCAAAATAGCGTTAAGCTAATCAAACAACTCTACAACGAAACTGCACCAATTAAAGGCAAAATTAAAGAGTTAGATTTAGACGATGTTCATTTAGCGATTCAAGAAAGCCGAATGTTATTACAAAACCAGTGGCAAGCAAGTGCACAAGGTGAAATTGCGATTAAAACCAAACGTGGCGTGATTAAACCGCGAGGCGAACATCAACAAGCCTATCTCCGCAATATTTTAAGCTATGACATTAGTTTTGGTATTGGTCCAGCTGGTACAGGTAAAACGTTTTTAGCCGTGGCGGCGGCAGTCGAATCGCTTGAACGCCAAGAAATTCGCCGAATTTTGCTCACACGTCCAGCGGTTGAGGCGGGAGAAAAGTTAGGCTTTTTACCTGGTGATTTAGGACAGAAAATTGAACCTTATTTACGTCCTTTATATGATGCTCTTTTTGAAATGCTTGGTTTTGAAAAAGCCCAGAAATTAATGGAACGTGGTGTAATTGAAATTGCACCTCTGGCGTATATGCGTGGACGAACGCTAAACGATGCCTTTATTATTTTAGATGAAAGCCAAAACACAACGACAGAACAGATGAAAATGTTTTTAACTCGAATTGGTTTTAATTCCAAAGCGGTGATTACAGGCGATGTTACGCAAGTTGATTTGCCTCGTAGCCAAAGATCGGGTTTAAAACACGCAATGGAAGTGCTAAAAGAGGTACCAGAACTGAGCTTTAACTTCTTTGATAGCAAAGACATTGTTCGCCATCCAGTCGTGGCTAAGATTGTTCAAGCTTATGATGTTTGGGAAGCGATTGATGAAGAACGCAGAGAGCAGCACAAACTTGAAAAATTAGCACTTGAGCAAGAAAAAATCTTAGCACAAGCCCAAATATGA
- the fadR gene encoding fatty acid metabolism transcriptional regulator FadR produces the protein MENTSILKAQSPAALAEEYLVKSIWNNHFPADSDLPAERELAERIGVTRTTLREVLQRLARDGWLHIQHGKPTRVNNIWETAGPNIISTIIKLDKNYLPVVISNVVSLRTRMAEAYIPEAVKFSPQECVKLFDGLENLENTATAYAEFDYKLFRQFTFLAKKPVYALILNSFKSMYHQVAKIFFNDSSNRQLTLNFYRSLLAACLTGDSQKASICMAKNRQSSGEIWKKLSVNVHETLGEL, from the coding sequence ATGGAAAACACTAGCATTTTAAAAGCCCAAAGCCCAGCAGCTTTAGCAGAAGAATATCTTGTAAAAAGTATTTGGAATAATCATTTTCCAGCAGATTCTGATCTTCCTGCTGAAAGAGAGCTCGCAGAACGAATTGGGGTAACAAGAACAACATTACGAGAAGTTTTACAACGCTTAGCTCGTGACGGATGGTTACATATTCAACATGGCAAGCCAACAAGAGTAAATAATATTTGGGAAACTGCTGGTCCAAATATAATCAGTACTATTATTAAGCTGGATAAAAATTATCTACCTGTTGTCATTTCAAATGTAGTTTCATTACGCACTCGTATGGCAGAAGCCTATATTCCTGAAGCTGTTAAGTTTTCACCACAAGAGTGTGTAAAATTATTTGACGGATTAGAGAATCTAGAAAATACGGCAACTGCGTATGCGGAGTTTGATTATAAATTGTTCAGGCAGTTTACTTTTTTAGCGAAAAAACCTGTTTATGCTTTGATTTTAAATAGTTTTAAATCTATGTATCATCAAGTCGCTAAAATTTTTTTTAATGATTCGAGTAATCGCCAATTAACCTTAAATTTTTACCGCTCGCTATTGGCTGCTTGTCTTACGGGAGATAGCCAAAAAGCGAGTATTTGTATGGCAAAAAACCGCCAATCTAGTGGCGAAATTTGGAAAAAATTATCCGTAAATGTTCACGAAACTTTAGGTGAACTTTAA